One window of the Lytechinus pictus isolate F3 Inbred chromosome 5, Lp3.0, whole genome shotgun sequence genome contains the following:
- the LOC135154184 gene encoding uncharacterized protein K02A2.6-like, giving the protein MASAQLARWHMILSAYDYDIIHKEGKQHQNADALSRLPLAVDQTVWSHQSLAELDEQPPVQINMLDIDTRPVEADEVRRITKRDPVLARVTAYVMNGWPNPKNVPPELKAFAQKKEELSIEDDIILWGHRVVIPDNKQMRQRILDELHGTHPGIVKMKALARSFVWWPGIDKMLEEKVKTCTTCQEHQRSPSPAPIHPWEFPERPWSRIHIDYAYIDNQNVLIVVDAYTKWIEAIRVAHATAAATVTAMRRLFATYGIPETVVSDNGTQFVSEDFSNFLFNNNVEHVQTAPKHPSSNGLAERAVQTLKSGVKKTSGTSLEMRIQVFLMTYRITPQGTTMKTPSELMFKRRIRSRMDHVRPNLHKSVQKQQSAMKQAADKRSKMRQFKLNDTVLVKNFAAGPTWLRGIVTETLNEVMYVIELQDGREVRRHVDHIRLYTLSHGNDHDKEEMPDQNTNLQPEILIQQTQYPSQTTENPNMAPSTSESLISNTEQSIADTTAMSQQVQTESLSDSDGAVMPNMPNSKVMSERRMSNRKSKTPSKLRDFIVYH; this is encoded by the coding sequence ATGGCCTCTGCACAGTTAGCCAGGTGGCACATGATCCTTTCAGCCTACGACTATGACATCATACACAAGGAAGGCAAACAGCACCAGAATGCAGACGCCCTTTCACGCCTACCCTTGGCAGTTGATCAAACAGTGTGGTCGCATCAGAGTCTTGCAGAGCTGGATGAACAGCCTCCAGTTCAAATCAACATGCTGGATATTGACACAAGGCCAGTTGAAGCCGATGAAGTCAGAAGAATCACCAAAAGGGATCCTGTTCTCGCAAGAGTAACAGCCTATGTGATGAATGGATGGCCAAACCCCAAGAACGTTCCACCAGAGCTCAAAGCCTTTGCGCAGAAGAAGGAGGAACTCTCGATTGAGGATGACATCATATTATGGGGGCATAGAGTGGTCATTCCAGACAACAAGCAGATGAGACAAAGGATCCTTGATGAACTTCATGGGACTCATCCAGGCATAGTCAAGATGAAAGCACTTGCACGATCCTTTGTATGGTGGCCAGGCATCGACAAAATGTTGGAAGAGAAGGTGAAGACCTGTACAACTTGTCAGGAGCACCAGCGAAGCCCATCACCTGCCCCTATCCACCCATGGGAGTTCCCAGAACGTCCCTGGAGTAGGATCCACATCGATTACGCCTACATCGATAACCAGAACGTGCTGATTGTTGTTGACGCATACACCAAGTGGATTGAAGCTATTAGAGTAGCACACGCCACTGCAGCTGCTACAGTCACTGCCATGCGACGCCTTTTTGCAACGTATGGTATTCCAGAAACAGTCGTAAGTGACAACGGCACCCAGTTTGTCTCTGAAGACTTTTCGAACTTCCTGTTCAACAACAATGTAGAACATGTGCAAACAGCCCCAAAACACCCTTCCAGCAATGGCCTTGCGGAAAGGGCTGTGCAAACCTTGAAAAGTGGAGTGAAGAAAACCAGTGGAACATCATTGGAGATGCGCATCCAAGTATTCCTGATGACCTATCGGATAACTCCACAAGGAACTACCATGAAAACACCAAGTGAACTAATGTTCAAAAGGAGGATCAGAAGTAGAATGGATCATGTCCGTCCGAACCTGCACAAGTCGGTTCAGAAGCAGCAATCTGCAATGAAACAGGCGGCAGACAAGCGCTCAAAGATGAGACAGTTCAAGTTGAATGATACTGTTCTGGTGAAGAACTTTGCAGCCGGACCAACTTGGCTCAGAGGAATAGTAACCGAAACACTCAATGAAGTCATGTACGTGATAGAGTTACAGGATGGTAGAGAGGTACGCCGCCATGTGGATCACATTAGACTTTACACTCTATCGCATGGAAATGATCATGACAAGGAAGAAATGCCTGATCAGAACACCAATCTACAACCAGAGATTCTGATTCAACAGACGCAGTATCCAAGCCAGACAACAGAAAATCCCAATATGGCACCTAGTACTAGCGAATCCTTAATTTCAAACACTGAACAGAGTATCGCTGATACTACAGCCATGTCACAGCAGGTCCAAACAGAGTCACTAAGTGATTCTGATGGAGCTGTCATGCCAAACATGCCAAATTCTAAAGTCATGTCAGAAAGACGAATGTCCAACCGGAAGTCAAAGACACCCTCAAAGTTAAGAGATTTCATTGTATATCATTAA